A window of Xiphophorus hellerii strain 12219 chromosome 7, Xiphophorus_hellerii-4.1, whole genome shotgun sequence contains these coding sequences:
- the dbi gene encoding acyl-CoA-binding protein isoform X1 — MTDLQANFDVAAAEVKQLKAKPSDDEMLLLYSLFKQATVGDVNTARPGMLDFTGKAKWDAWEKQKGKSKEDSMNEYIKLVEELKQKHGI, encoded by the exons ATGACAGACTTACAA GCTAACTTTGATGTGGCCGCAGCTGAAGTAAAGCAGCTGAAGGCGAAACCTTCTGATGATGAGATGTTGCTGCTCTATTCCTTGTTTAAGCAAGCCACCGTGGGAGATGTTAACACAG CTCGTCCTGGAATGCTTGATTTTACTGGAAAAGCTAAGTGGGACGCCTGGGAGAAGCAGAAAG gcaaaagcaAAGAGGATTCCATGAATGAGTACATCAAGCTGGTAGAAGAGCTAAAGCAGAAGCATGGAATCTAA
- the dbi gene encoding acyl-CoA-binding protein isoform X2, translating into MTDLQANFDVAAAEVKQLKAKPSDDEMLLLYSLFKQATVGDVNTARPGMLDFTGKAKWDAWEKQKEVKQLSQ; encoded by the exons ATGACAGACTTACAA GCTAACTTTGATGTGGCCGCAGCTGAAGTAAAGCAGCTGAAGGCGAAACCTTCTGATGATGAGATGTTGCTGCTCTATTCCTTGTTTAAGCAAGCCACCGTGGGAGATGTTAACACAG CTCGTCCTGGAATGCTTGATTTTACTGGAAAAGCTAAGTGGGACGCCTGGGAGAAGCAGAAAG AAGTTAAACAACTGAGTCagtaa